The following proteins come from a genomic window of Euwallacea fornicatus isolate EFF26 chromosome 9, ASM4011564v1, whole genome shotgun sequence:
- the LOC136341242 gene encoding uncharacterized protein isoform X2, whose amino-acid sequence MNDLISPVATMESSWTLEYRIFLDDCFVRSARVHEAKPRTLEEQKEAMPHQITEIDGDLPEGVEANFFERLQHCINFGHLPNDPANSQSKLESRSSGSVNEISRRSISLERTALRGAQCYDWRGNPRRMFSYMWRPLLRKSESKTDTE is encoded by the exons TTGCCACCATGGAGTCGTCCTGGACGTTAGAATATCGAATATTCCTTGATGATTGTTTTGTTAGGAGTG CACGTGTCCATGAGGCTAAACCTCGTACGTTAGAGGAACAGAAAGAAGCAATGCCACATCAAATCACCGAAATCGATGGAGACCTGCCCGAAGGGGTGGAAGCCAATTTTTTCGAACGTCTTCAGCATTGCATCAACTTCGGACACTTGccaaat GATCCAGCTAACTCGCAGAGCAAACTTGAAAGTCGTTCATCTGGATCGGTCAACGAGATATCACGGAGATCTATCAGTTTGGAGCGAACAGCCCTGAGAGGAGCGCAGTGTTACGACTGGCGTGGGAATCCCCGCAG AATGTTTAGCTACATGTGGAGGCCTTTACTAAGAAAGAGTGAGTCCAAGACTGATACAGAATAA
- the LOC136341242 gene encoding uncharacterized protein isoform X3, with translation MESSWTLEYRIFLDDCFVRSARVHEAKPRTLEEQKEAMPHQITEIDGDLPEGVEANFFERLQHCINFGHLPNDPANSQSKLESRSSGSVNEISRRSISLERTALRGAQCYDWRGNPRRMFSYMWRPLLRKSESKTDTE, from the exons ATGGAGTCGTCCTGGACGTTAGAATATCGAATATTCCTTGATGATTGTTTTGTTAGGAGTG CACGTGTCCATGAGGCTAAACCTCGTACGTTAGAGGAACAGAAAGAAGCAATGCCACATCAAATCACCGAAATCGATGGAGACCTGCCCGAAGGGGTGGAAGCCAATTTTTTCGAACGTCTTCAGCATTGCATCAACTTCGGACACTTGccaaat GATCCAGCTAACTCGCAGAGCAAACTTGAAAGTCGTTCATCTGGATCGGTCAACGAGATATCACGGAGATCTATCAGTTTGGAGCGAACAGCCCTGAGAGGAGCGCAGTGTTACGACTGGCGTGGGAATCCCCGCAG AATGTTTAGCTACATGTGGAGGCCTTTACTAAGAAAGAGTGAGTCCAAGACTGATACAGAATAA
- the LOC136341242 gene encoding uncharacterized protein isoform X1, protein MWAKIQGPGFVDVPRELNVSTTTLHRIPTKDSHLHSHKIRLAQRLLPCTAKRVHLLCIVEQQEMNAVLMDKIILQAHFHLDGFVCGQNCRFSGPDNPGTIREKLATMESSWTLEYRIFLDDCFVRSARVHEAKPRTLEEQKEAMPHQITEIDGDLPEGVEANFFERLQHCINFGHLPNKHSIPMPHPVLDL, encoded by the exons ATGTGGGCGAAAATCCAGGGACCTGGATTCGTCGACGTGCCGCGAGAATTGAACGTTTCAACGACCACTCTTCATCGTATTCCCACGAAAGATTCCCATCTTCATTCTCACAAAATCCGACTGGCTCAACGACTTTTGCCATGCACAGCGAAGAGAGTTCACCTATTGTGTATCGTTGAACAGCAGGAAATGAATGCCGTCTTGATGGACAAAATAATCTTACAGGCTCATTTTCACCTTGATGGCTTCGTGTGTGGGCAAAATTGCCGCTTTTCCGGCCCAGACAATCCAGGAACGATTCGTGAGAAAC TTGCCACCATGGAGTCGTCCTGGACGTTAGAATATCGAATATTCCTTGATGATTGTTTTGTTAGGAGTG CACGTGTCCATGAGGCTAAACCTCGTACGTTAGAGGAACAGAAAGAAGCAATGCCACATCAAATCACCGAAATCGATGGAGACCTGCCCGAAGGGGTGGAAGCCAATTTTTTCGAACGTCTTCAGCATTGCATCAACTTCGGACACTTGccaaat AAACACTCGATTCCCATGCCGCATCCTGTTCTTGATCTCTAG